From the Tepidimicrobium xylanilyticum genome, the window AGGATATGCTAATAGGAGAAATAATCCGTTACAAGCCAGAAGCGGTAGATACCCTCTTGAGCTTTGGGTTAGGTTGTATTGGATGCCCTGCAAGCCAAATGGAAAGCTTAGAAGAAGCCGCTATGGTTCATGGTATAGATTTATCTCAATTATTGAAAGCGTTAAATGAATAATAATTAGATTGGCAAAAATAAATCTCCCCTAAATTTAATTTAGGGGAGATTTTGACTTACCTAGTTATTTATCCAACAACTCATCTAATTTATTTCTGTCAAAGCCTACTACCTCTTGGCCATCGATTATGGTTACCGGAACACCCATATGCCCCATTTTCATTAGCTCTTTTCTTGCATCAACATCTGTAGATACGTTCTTTTCAGTATAGGATACTCCTTTTTCTTCTAAATATTCTTTAACAGAAACACAATATGGACATGTACTGCTTGTATAGACAACAACGTTTGACATTTAAACTCCTCCTTCATAGCTGTTTATATTCTCATTTTATTATACCCCACAAGGGTATCTCTTGTCAAGTTTTTTCTCTTTATGATTACTCTTTATGATTATATGCTACCCGAAAACTATCTTATTAATCAAAAATTTTTTAGCTATTTTTGTTGACTTTATAGTAATAAAGTACTATAATAATTAGGACTATATTATTATTGTCTGAATTTATAGATTTCTTGTAAGGGAATGGTTTTATGGTTCAAAATTACATGGAAGTATTAGTAGATGAAATCTTTGAAGAGATAAAACATCTATGTAAATCCTGTAAAAAGCCTTACTATCAAGATGACATTAAATCTGTTGCATTGAATAATCTTCCACCAGTATATTTTTTGTCTTCAACCACTGATGCTGAGAAAAAAGCCTTCTTATTGGATCGGCAAAGAAGAATTACTGTTCTTGCTGCTCTTACTCAAGCAAAGGATATAGTATGTGATAAATGTCGTTATACAAAAGAGAATAATGTTGAAAAGATGAGGGATACCATGTAACCCCCATCTTTTTTAATCATGTTTAACATGGTCTAATCCTTGATGGAATAGTTGTAAAACGTGGTCGTCATCTAAAGAGTATATGACGGATTTTCCCTCTTTTTTAAACTTCACAAGCCTTAAATTTCTAAGAAGCCTTAAATGGTGAGATATAGCAGATTGAGTCATGTCCAATAAATTGGCAATATCATGAACGCACAGAGGAGACTCAGATAAAACGTATATTATCTTAAGTCTTGTAGGATCTGCTAATGCTTTAAATATTTGAGCCAGTTCATTAATTATTTCTTCGTTATACAATCCTTCTTTAATCTCTTTTAATAGCTGTAAGTCTGCACCAGACTCGCCACATATATTTTTATTATCTATGGTTAATTACCTCCCTTCTTCACCTTTAATAAGATGGTACCATTGGGTTTATAGGGTATATTACCTTCCCTTTTATTGGATCGATGTACAAAACCCAATAACCTATCCCATCTACAGAATCATACCAAGTATTAAAGCCAGTAATACCTCTAAAAGGATGTTCTTCTAATGTAAATCTTCCAGGTACTCCATAGATGTAGAGTTTTACCTCATCATTTTCCTTGTACAATCCAAATAGATAATGACCATACCTTTTTATTTGATCCATACAAGTAGCTGCATTTTGCAAAAATGGATATTTATAATCCGAACTCATCAAATAATTATAATAGGGCAAAAATCCTCTATAGGGCTGGCTTCCATCGTCTTCAATCCTCCACCAAGTATAATTGTGCAAATATATTTTCAAGGGCTGTACTTGAGGGAAAAATCTCAGTACGCTTAATATATAATTGGTCATTTGATTCTTATAATGAAGGCGTCTAGCATATTCTAAATCCTTGAAAGATTCAGATACATTATCTATGACCCATTCATCTTCCATAACTATATCCTGTATGCCTTCTTCATTTATTTTCTCTCCTATTTCTTCTTTCATTTCTTCTGCTACATCATTTACAGTTTCGTCATCCCCAGAAATTTCATCCTTTACAGGCTCTTCTTGGACATTTTCTTCAACTATATCTTCTACTATTAGTTTTTCTAAAATTTCTTCTTTAATCCTCTCTTTCTCCCCTTCCTCAACTGCTACTTCCATTGCAATTTGCTCTTCTTCGTTTATAGCCTCTATAATTTTTTCTGCATGGAAACTATTTTCTCCTTCTTCAGAAGCCATTTTTTCTATGAATCTATCTATAACCTTATTGTCTTTATCAATATAACCACCTAATAATAAAGATATACCCCTTCTTATGAGAATAGCATCTATTTTATCTATTGAAAAGCCCTTCGCCTCTAATTCCTTTAGATTAAGACCAATATTAGTCCTAATCCTTCCCTTATCATCTGCAAAAATTCTACCTATATCCTCCTCTTCTATCTTACCATTTATTTCTCTTAATAGGTATACTCGGTAATAATTCTCCTTTTCACAATTATCTACATTAAGGCTAACATTGCCTTTATTGCCCCTAACTTCTATTTTAGCATGCCCCTTAGGGTTTATGTCGCTAATATTCGTATAGTCTTTTTTCAGTATAATATATTTCCTAAAGTATGTATATTCCTTTGACATGAATAACCCCCCTTTTTAATCTTTATACTAATATATGTCTAAGGAGGGTAATGTTTCACTAATCTTAATAAAATCTTCAATTTTTAAATTCTCTGCCCTTTCTTCCAGAGAAATTTGAGCCTTTTCCAATACGGCTTTTATTCCTTCTTTGTCTAACCCCCAAGGATTAGACGATAAAGCGTTTAGAATGGTCTTTCTTCTCTTATTAAAAGCCAATT encodes:
- a CDS encoding DUF1858 domain-containing protein, whose amino-acid sequence is MEITKDMLIGEIIRYKPEAVDTLLSFGLGCIGCPASQMESLEEAAMVHGIDLSQLLKALNE
- a CDS encoding glutaredoxin family protein, with protein sequence MSNVVVYTSSTCPYCVSVKEYLEEKGVSYTEKNVSTDVDARKELMKMGHMGVPVTIIDGQEVVGFDRNKLDELLDK
- a CDS encoding late competence development ComFB family protein codes for the protein MVQNYMEVLVDEIFEEIKHLCKSCKKPYYQDDIKSVALNNLPPVYFLSSTTDAEKKAFLLDRQRRITVLAALTQAKDIVCDKCRYTKENNVEKMRDTM
- a CDS encoding ArsR/SmtB family transcription factor — protein: MYNEEIINELAQIFKALADPTRLKIIYVLSESPLCVHDIANLLDMTQSAISHHLRLLRNLRLVKFKKEGKSVIYSLDDDHVLQLFHQGLDHVKHD